The genomic region CGACCCCCTTCTCCTCGATCACGGGGAGGCGGAGCGCCGCGACGAGCTTCCGGATGTAGGGGAGCTGGGGCCGGAGGTCGTCGGGCATGGGCGCCCGGTTCTGCTTGTAGTCGGCGTACAGCTCGTCCCGAAACGTCCCACCGGGGGCGTCGAAGACCACGGCCAGGTAGTCCGGCTTCTCCCCCTTCACGAGCTTCGCCACCATGTTGGCGAACCCGAGGATGGCATTGGTAGGCAAACCCTTGGACGTCCCGAGGGCAGGCAGCGCGTGGAACGCCCGGTACACGTAGCCGCTCGCATCGACGAGGAAGAGCCGGCCGCGCGCCATCAGAAGGTGGTCCCTAACGGAGGCCCCGGTGTGCCGCAAGGAAGCTTGACAGCGTCGAGGGCGGCGTCTACTAACCGGCCGCGAATTTTTTTCGCGTCATCGACGTCTCAATGCGGGCCGGATGATCGAAGTCGCTCACTTGCACAAGCGCTACGGCGACTTGTCCGCCGTGGACGACGTGTCGTTTACGGCCGTTCCCGGTCAGATCCTCGGCTTCCTCGGCCCCAACGGCGCCGGCAAGACCACCACCATGCGGGTCATCACCGGCTTCCTTCCGGCGACGTCCGGCACGGTCAAGGTCGCCGGCTTCGACGTCTTCGAGCAGTCGGCCGAGGTGCGGCGACGCATCGGCTACCTGCCCGAGACGCCGCCCCTCTACAACGACATGCTGGTCGTGCCGTACCTCCGCTTCGCGGCCAAGCTGCGCGGCATGGCGCGAGGCGACGTCGACGCCGCCATCGATCGCGTGCTGAAGGCCTGCAGCCTCACCACCGTGTCGCATCGCGTGCTCGGACACCTCTCGAAGGGCTACCGGCAGCGCGTCGGCCTGGCGCAGGCGCTGATCCACAATCCGCCGGTCCTGATCCTCGACGAGCCCACCAACGGGCTCGACCCCGGACAGATCGACGAGATGCTGGCGTTCATCCGCAGCCTCGCGCCCAACCGCACGATCGTCCTCTCCACCCACATCCTCGGCCAGGTCGTGGCGGTCTGCGAGAAGGTCGTCATCATCAGCGACGGCCGCGTCGTGGTCGAAGACCTGCTCGCCAACCTGAC from Candidatus Eisenbacteria bacterium harbors:
- a CDS encoding ATP-binding cassette domain-containing protein gives rise to the protein MIEVAHLHKRYGDLSAVDDVSFTAVPGQILGFLGPNGAGKTTTMRVITGFLPATSGTVKVAGFDVFEQSAEVRRRIGYLPETPPLYNDMLVVPYLRFAAKLRGMARGDVDAAIDRVLKACSLTTVSHRVLGHLSKGYRQRVGLAQALIHNPPVLILDEPTNGLDPGQIDEMLAFIRSLAPNRTIVLSTHILGQVVAVCEKVVIISDGRVVVEDLLANLTRDQRLDDAYKQAIAGSHRGAA